In Desulfatibacillum aliphaticivorans DSM 15576, a single window of DNA contains:
- the topA gene encoding type I DNA topoisomerase, which yields MSKPLVIVESPTKVRTVKKYLGNDYNVAATVGHVRDLPQKNIGIDIDNNFEPQYEVIPGKQKVISNLKKLAKDASEIYLAPDPDREGEAIAWHTAQLLQGKNRRFHRVLFHELTKNAILNSMQNPLELDKSKFEAQQIRRILDRLVGYQVSPLLWKKVQRGLSAGRVQTVAVRMICEREREIQAFDPEEYWSITAHLQKDEPPVFPAKLLKIGDKKAKVSNEEEASAVLKELEGETYVVDRVIKKTVKRNPLPPFTTSKLQQDSIHKLRFSAKKTMLLAQQLYEGIDLGPGEPVGLITYMRTDSTRVSNEAALEALDYIGKVYGPEYRPDKPRFFQNKKKVQDAHEAIRPTNVLRTPNQVSDVLSKDQLALYTLIWQRFVASQMNPALFDQTSVSVKAGRYMFHATGSTLKFKGYLMVYDAGDGDKDDNKIMLPVLEEKMILQCNKLEPKQHFTQPPPRFSEASLVKELEENGIGRPSTYAAILSTIRDKGYVDLVKRYFRPSELGFIVNDLLVSSFGDIFEVPFTAQMEDNLDKVETSQANSLEILNAFYNSFKQDLENAGDKMVSVKGVGVPTGIKCPQCEKELHIKIGKNGPFLACSGYPECRFTRNYDRDDKGGIVMETPPETEETDEVCDKCGKPMLVKSGPYGTFLGCSGYPDCKNTKTMNGGAQQNQATGIKCPVEGCDGEIHERRSKRGKVFYGCSKYPKCDFATWDKPVDKPCPVCQSPYLVEKSTKKSGVYFKCPARGCKYREDPQ from the coding sequence GTGAGCAAACCTTTAGTCATTGTGGAATCACCCACAAAAGTTCGTACCGTAAAAAAGTATTTGGGAAACGATTATAATGTGGCCGCCACAGTGGGTCACGTGAGGGATCTGCCTCAAAAAAATATCGGTATTGATATAGACAATAATTTCGAGCCTCAATACGAAGTCATTCCCGGCAAGCAAAAAGTCATTTCCAACCTGAAAAAGCTCGCTAAGGATGCGTCCGAAATATATCTGGCCCCTGACCCGGACCGCGAAGGGGAGGCCATCGCCTGGCACACGGCTCAACTGCTGCAAGGTAAAAATCGGCGCTTCCACCGGGTGCTTTTTCACGAATTGACCAAAAACGCCATCCTCAATTCCATGCAGAATCCTCTGGAACTGGATAAGAGCAAGTTCGAAGCCCAGCAAATTCGCCGTATTTTGGATCGCCTGGTGGGCTATCAGGTATCGCCGCTCTTGTGGAAAAAGGTGCAGCGGGGATTGTCCGCGGGCAGGGTGCAGACGGTGGCCGTGCGCATGATTTGTGAACGGGAGCGGGAGATCCAGGCTTTCGACCCAGAGGAATACTGGAGCATCACCGCCCATCTGCAAAAGGACGAGCCTCCGGTTTTTCCGGCCAAGCTCTTGAAGATAGGCGATAAAAAGGCCAAGGTTTCCAATGAAGAGGAGGCCAGCGCCGTCCTTAAGGAGTTGGAAGGCGAAACCTACGTGGTGGACCGGGTGATTAAAAAAACGGTCAAGAGAAATCCTTTGCCGCCTTTCACCACAAGCAAGCTCCAGCAGGATTCCATCCACAAGCTCCGGTTTTCCGCCAAAAAAACCATGCTGTTGGCGCAGCAGCTTTATGAGGGCATCGACCTGGGCCCGGGAGAGCCCGTGGGCCTCATCACCTATATGCGTACGGACTCCACCCGCGTTTCCAACGAGGCCGCCCTGGAAGCCCTGGACTATATCGGCAAGGTGTACGGGCCTGAGTACCGGCCGGACAAACCCCGGTTTTTCCAGAACAAGAAAAAAGTCCAGGACGCTCACGAAGCCATCCGGCCCACCAACGTGCTCCGCACTCCCAATCAGGTGTCGGACGTTTTGTCCAAGGATCAATTGGCCTTATACACGTTGATCTGGCAGCGCTTTGTGGCTTCCCAGATGAATCCGGCCCTGTTTGACCAGACTTCCGTTTCCGTCAAGGCGGGGCGCTACATGTTTCACGCCACAGGGAGCACCTTGAAGTTCAAGGGGTATCTCATGGTTTACGACGCCGGCGATGGGGACAAGGACGACAATAAGATCATGCTGCCCGTGCTGGAGGAAAAAATGATCCTTCAGTGCAACAAGCTGGAGCCCAAACAGCACTTCACTCAGCCGCCTCCGCGTTTTTCAGAGGCCAGCCTGGTCAAGGAGCTGGAGGAAAACGGGATCGGCCGTCCAAGCACCTACGCGGCCATTTTGTCCACCATTCGGGATAAAGGCTACGTGGACCTGGTCAAGCGCTATTTCCGGCCCAGCGAGTTGGGGTTCATTGTCAACGATCTTTTGGTTTCCAGCTTTGGGGACATCTTTGAAGTGCCCTTCACCGCCCAGATGGAGGACAACCTGGACAAGGTGGAAACCTCCCAGGCCAATTCCCTGGAAATTCTGAACGCTTTCTACAATTCCTTTAAACAGGACCTGGAAAACGCCGGCGACAAAATGGTCAGCGTCAAGGGCGTAGGCGTGCCCACCGGCATCAAGTGCCCCCAATGCGAAAAGGAATTGCACATCAAAATAGGAAAAAACGGGCCCTTCCTGGCCTGCTCGGGATACCCGGAGTGCCGCTTCACCCGCAATTACGACCGGGACGACAAAGGCGGCATTGTCATGGAAACGCCTCCCGAAACCGAGGAGACCGACGAGGTTTGCGACAAGTGCGGCAAGCCCATGCTGGTCAAAAGCGGCCCTTACGGAACCTTTCTCGGATGCTCGGGCTATCCTGACTGTAAAAATACCAAAACCATGAACGGCGGCGCCCAGCAAAATCAGGCCACGGGCATCAAGTGTCCGGTGGAGGGCTGCGACGGCGAAATTCATGAAAGAAGGTCCAAGCGGGGCAAGGTCTTTTACGGCTGCAGCAAATATCCCAAGTGCGATTTCGCCACCTGGGACAAGCCCGTGGACAAGCCTTGCCCGGTCTGCCAATCGCCTTATCTGGTGGAAAAATCCACGAAAAAGAGCGGCGTTTATTTTAAATGCCCGGCCCGCGGCTGCAAATACAGGGAGGACCCCCAATAG
- a CDS encoding OmpW/AlkL family protein, translating to MKKIHWIVATAIVMAAFFSGPAMADDATGTWAIGLKAGYNNVLDDNKFESTGGDIDYVYDETAVFGVFGTYYFNKYCSLAFGLDYSEYSFTEETAGVSLDVGDIRQIPVYFTVRGHWANDSICTPYAGIGMGYYFNEFDQKVSAPSIELKNDFGFHAVGGVETRFTDSFGMDVELKYTDHSSEYEFDYGAITLHESTNLDAFAATLGFKYYFK from the coding sequence ATGAAAAAGATTCATTGGATTGTGGCAACAGCTATTGTCATGGCTGCTTTTTTCAGCGGACCGGCCATGGCGGATGATGCAACCGGCACGTGGGCCATTGGCCTCAAGGCCGGATACAATAACGTATTGGATGATAATAAGTTTGAAAGTACCGGCGGGGACATCGACTACGTATACGACGAAACCGCTGTATTCGGAGTCTTCGGAACATATTATTTCAACAAATACTGCTCCCTGGCTTTTGGCCTTGATTATTCCGAGTACTCTTTTACGGAGGAGACGGCCGGCGTCAGCCTTGACGTAGGCGACATCCGGCAAATCCCCGTGTATTTCACGGTGCGGGGCCACTGGGCGAACGATTCCATTTGCACGCCTTACGCCGGCATAGGCATGGGCTACTATTTCAACGAATTTGATCAAAAAGTCTCAGCTCCCTCTATCGAGCTTAAGAATGATTTTGGCTTTCACGCAGTGGGCGGAGTGGAAACCCGTTTTACGGATAGTTTCGGCATGGACGTTGAATTGAAATATACGGACCATTCCTCGGAATACGAATTTGATTACGGCGCTATAACCCTGCATGAGAGCACGAACCTGGACGCCTTTGCCGCGACTTTGGGATTCAAATACTACTTTAAATAG